In Anaerolineae bacterium, a single genomic region encodes these proteins:
- a CDS encoding sugar ABC transporter permease, translating into MAYSIVLVFQDWDLLTPARFVGLANLERLRLDPKVLVSLWNTAYLTFVGVPLQLLLALALALALNVKLRGIAGYRTVFYLPSITPAVASAVVWLQILHPEFGILNNFLEQFGISRVNWLFDTRAAKPALIFMSLWGVGGAMVIFLAGLQGIPEELYEAAVLDGAGWWSKFIRVTMPLLSPFLFFQMIMGVINGFQANFTTTYIMTGGGPQDATLVTVLYIYRNGFEYFKMGYAASLAWMLFWIIMFFTLIQFLFANRWVYYEVGQ; encoded by the coding sequence ATGGCCTACTCCATCGTCCTCGTCTTCCAGGACTGGGACCTGCTCACTCCCGCCAGGTTCGTGGGGCTCGCCAATCTGGAGAGGCTGCGCCTGGATCCGAAGGTCCTCGTATCTCTGTGGAACACGGCGTACCTGACGTTTGTCGGCGTGCCGCTGCAGCTGCTATTGGCCTTGGCCCTGGCGCTTGCCCTGAACGTCAAGTTGCGCGGTATAGCCGGGTATCGGACCGTCTTCTACCTACCCTCCATTACCCCGGCAGTAGCGTCTGCAGTGGTGTGGTTGCAGATACTGCATCCTGAGTTCGGCATCCTTAACAACTTCCTGGAGCAGTTCGGCATCTCGCGCGTGAACTGGCTCTTCGATACACGAGCAGCCAAGCCCGCACTGATATTCATGTCCCTGTGGGGTGTGGGCGGGGCCATGGTGATATTCCTGGCGGGCCTACAAGGCATCCCAGAAGAGCTATACGAAGCAGCCGTACTCGATGGGGCGGGCTGGTGGAGCAAGTTCATCAGGGTGACCATGCCTCTGCTCTCCCCGTTTCTGTTCTTCCAGATGATCATGGGCGTGATCAACGGCTTCCAGGCCAACTTCACTACCACCTACATCATGACGGGGGGAGGCCCACAAGACGCCACGTTGGTCACGGTGTTGTATATCTACCGTAACGGATTTGAGTACTTCAAAATGGGTTACGCGGCCAGCCTAGCCTGGATGCTGTTCTGGATCATTATGTTCTTCACGCTGATTCAGTTCCTGTTCGCCAACCGGTGGGTTTACTATGAAGTCGGGCAGTAG